In Geotalea uraniireducens, the genomic window CGGTCCCCTTCGACCGGGCCAGCGGCAACGTGGAGCTGCGCAACGTCTCGTTCCGCTACGGCGACGATTATGTCCTGAAGAACGTCTCGCTGACCGCCCGTCGGGGGGAAGTGGTGGCGTTGGTCGGGCCGTCGGGGGCGGGGAAGACCACGGTGGTGTCGCTGATCCCCCGGTTCTACGATGTGACCGACGGGGCGGTGCTGTTCGATGGCATCGATGTCCGCCAGCTCCGGCTCGACGACCTGATGCGCCAGATCGCCCTGGTCGATCAGGAGACGACGTTGTTCAACGATTCGATTGCCGACAATATCCGCTACGGCAAGACCGATGCCAGCGATGCCGAGGTGGAGGCAGCGGCGCGGGCAGCCTACGCTCATGAATTCATCATGGAGATGCCCGAAGGGTATGCCACCAATATCGGCGACCGAGGCGTCCGGCTGTCGGGGGGACAACGGCAGCGGCTCTGCATCGCCCGGGCCATCCTGAAGAACGCGCCGATCCTGCTGCTCGACGAGGCGACCAGCGCCCTCGACACCGAGAGCGAGCATATGGTGCAGAAGGCGCTCAACAACCTGATGAAGAACCGGACGACCTTCGTTATTGCCCACCGGCTGTCGACGATCCTTCATGCCGACCGGATCGTCGTTCTTGAGCGGGGCGAGATCGTCGAGAGCGGGACGAACGACGAACTGCTGGCCCGGGGCGGACTCTATCGAAAACTGTACGACATGCAGTTCGGAGCGGCCGAGACCCCGGCCTGATCCGACGGCCGGGTACACACGACATGCTCTATGTCCTCTACGACATTCTCTTCTACCTCCTGACGCCGCTCATTATCCCCTATCATCTCTACCGTTCGCTCAAGCGTGGACGGAGTCTCGCCGGGTTCGGGGAACGGTTCGGCTTTATCCCGGCCGACAAGCTGTCCCGGCTGGCCGGCGCCCGAACCGTCTGGATTCATGCGGTGTCGGTAGGCGAAACCATGGCGGTCCGGCCGCTGTTGAAGGAGTTGAAACGGCGCCATCCCGCCTGGCGGCTCGTCCTCTCCAACGGCACGGAAACCGGCCAGCGGATTGCCCGGGGGATCGCCGAGGTCGACCTCTGCCTGTACGTTCCCTTCGATTACCGTTTCGCGGTCGGCCGGGCGCTGCGTGCCGTTGCTCCCTCGCTGGTGATCATCGTCGAAACCGAGCTCTGGCCCAATTTCCTCCTGGCCGCCCGGCGCCGGGGCATCCCGACAGTCCTGGTCAACGGCCGGATTTCCGATCGTTCGTTCCCCCGTTACCGGCGTTTTTGCCGCTTTTTCGCCCCGGTCCTCGCCGAGGTCAGTGCCTTCTGCATGCAGACCGAGGAGGATGCCCGGCGGATCGTGGCGATCGGGGCTCCGCCAGCGCGGGTTCATGTGGCGCGGAACCTCAAATACGATCTGCCGGTCGCGGAAGTCGGTCCGGCCGAACGGCAGCAGTTGCGGCAGACGTATGCGATCCCCGCCGGCGTGTCGGTCATCACCGCCGGCAGCACCCATCCGGGGGAAGAGGAACAGGTCGTGGCCGCCTTTGCGCGGTTGCGGCAGGAACGTCCGTTGGCGCTGGTCCTCGTTCCCCGCCATCCGGAGCGGGCTGCGGAGGTCGGTGAACTGTTGCGGCAGTGGGGTATCCCGTTCATCGTTCGTTCGCGGCTCGCCTCGCCGGCGGCACCGGCGCCACCGGGAACGGTGCTTCTCGTCGATACCATCGGCGAGCTGATGAAGTTCTACGCCCTCGCCGACGTCGTTTTCGTCGGGGGCAGCCTGGTGGACACCGGCGGCCACAATCTGCTGGAGCCGGCGTCGGTTGGGGCGCCGGTCGTGTTCGGTCCGCACATGCACAATTTCCGGGAGATCACCGCCCTGGTGCTGGAAGCCGGCGCCGGCAGCCAGCTGGCCGACAGCGCGGCGCTGGCCGGGGAACTCGACCGGCTGCTCGCCGCCCCGGCGCAGCGACAGCGGATGGGGGGGGCGGGGCTGCAGCTGCTGGCCCGCTGTGGCGGCGCTGCCGCCCGGCACTTGGAGATCATCGACCGGCTGATCCCCGCGGGGGAACGGTCGTGAAGGGTGAGGCCTATTTCCGCCGCCTGGTCGCCGGCGAACGGCGAAGTGTGCTGGAACGGCTGCTCATGGCGCTGCTGGGACTGCTCGCCGTCCCTTACGCCCTGGTCCTTCGGCTGCGGGCGCTGGCCTACGCGACGGGACTCGTGCGGACCCGGCGGCTCGCCCGTCCGGTTATCTCGGTGGGGAACCTGACGGTCGGCGGTACCGGCAAGACGCCAACCACGGCCCTGGTTGCCCGGCTGCTCATGGCGCGGGGGAAGCGGGTAGCGGTTCTTTCCCGTGGCTACGGCGGTTCCCTTGAAGGCGAAGCCCGACTCGTCGCCGATGGCCGGACCGTTTTTCATTCCGCCGCCGAGGCGGGGGACGAACCGGTGCTGCTGGCCGACATGGTCCCCGGCCTGATGGTGGTCATCGGCCGGGACCGCTATGCGGCGGGGCTGTTGGCCCAGGAGCGGCTCGATCCCGATGTCTTTATCCTCGACGACGGCTACCAGCATCTCCGCCTCCACCGGGACCTGAATATCCTGCTCCTCGATTGCCGGCAGCCGCTCGGCAACGGCAGAACGCTGCCGGCCGGCCTGCTCCGCGAGCCGCCGTCGGCTCTCGGCCGGGCCGACCTGCTGATCTATACCCGCTGTCCGGATGCCAGTCCACCGCTGCTTCCCGGCGCCGTTCCCGCCTGCCGGGCCCGTCATCGGCTGCTCGGCCTGGAGCCGGCTGTGGGGGGGCCGCTGCTCGGTTTCTCGGCCCTCCATGGCCGGCGCGGGGTTGCCTTCGCCGGGATCGCCGACCCGGAAGCGTTCTTCACCGCCTTGCGGCAGGCGGGGCTCGACCTGGCGGCGACGGTCCGCTTCCCCGATCACGCCGGCTACGGCGATGCCGAGCGCGACCGGCTGCTGGCGGCCCGTGACGCTTCCGGTGCCGATTACCTGGTGACCACCGGCAAGGATGCGGTAAAACTGGCTGCCCAACTTCCGCGGCTCGGCGCCGTTTACGTTGCGGCGCTGGAGCTGCAGCTCGACGATCCCGCGCCCCTGCAGACGGCGCTCGATAAAGTTCTTCAAAGGAGTTGACCGCTATGGTACTATCATCCGGATTACGTGAAATCCTGGTCTGCCCGCGCTGCAAGGGTGAACTGGCTGCCACGGCCGACGGTCGCTGGCTCACCTGCCGGCCGTGCCGGCTCAAATATCCGATCCGGGAGGGAATCCCGGTTATGCTCGTGGAGGAAGCGGAACCTGTCGATGAGGAGTAATGAGTGAGCAGTGACGAGCCCTTTCCCGACCGCGCCGCGATTCGCAACGTGCTCGTCCGGTCGACCAACTGGATCGGCGATGCGGTGATGACCACTCCGGCGCTCGGTGCGCTCCGGGCGAGTTTCCCCGGTGCCCGGCTGACCGTGCTGGCCAATCCCATCGTCGCGCCGCTCTTCATCCCCCATCCGGCGGTCGACGAGGTGATCGTCTACGACCGGCAGGGGCGCCATCGCGGCTTTGCCGGCAAGCTCCGCCTGGCCGTCGAACTGCGTCGCCGCCGCTTCGATCTGGCCGTTCTGCTGCAGAATGCCATTGATGCCGCGCTGCTTGCCTGGCTGGCGCGGATTCCCCGCCGGATGGGCTACCGGACCGATGGCCGGGGGCCGCTCCTTACCCATGGCGTGCCGCTGGCCGAGGAGACCAAGCGGCTCCATCACGTCGACTATTATCTGACGATGCTTGGCCGGTTCGGTATCTGTGGCGGTGAGCGCCGCCTGGCGCTGCAGACCACCCCGGCAGAGGATGCTGCCGTGGCCGACCTGCTCGGTGCGCGGGGGATCGCTCCCGGCGATTTCCTGATCGGCATCAATCCCGGCGCCAGTTACGGTTCGGCCAAGCGCTGGTATCCGGAACGGTTTGCGGCGGTCGCCGATCAACTGGCCGCCCGCTGGGGCGCCAAGGTGGTGATTACCGGCGGCCCGGGAGAAGCGGCCATTGCTGCCGAGATTGCGGCGACGATGCAGGGGGAGGCCGCGGATCTGGTCGGCACAACCTCGGTCCGGGAACTGCTGGCTCTGATCAAGCGCTGCAATTTCTTCGTCACCAACGATTCGGGACCGATGCACGTGGCCGCAGCCTTTGCCGTACCGCTGGTGGCGATTTTCGGTCCCACCGACCATATGACGACTTCACCCTTCGCGGAACGGACGGCGGTCGTTCGTGCTGTCACCCCCTGTGCCCCCTGTCTCAAGCGGGAATGCCCGACCGACCATCGCTGTATGCTGGCGGTTACCGTTGAGGATGTAGTTGCGGCGGCCATCGATCTCGGCGAGCGGCCGGCCGGCGGCGGAGGTGCGGCGTGACGAACATCTCGGCGACCATCATTGCCCGCAACGAGGAGCGGAATATCGGCGCCTGTCTGGCAAGCCTCGATTTCGTCGCCGAGATCGTGGTTGTCGATTCCGGCAGCAGCGACCGGACCGAGGAGATTTGCCGCGCCGATCCCCGGGTGCGCTATTATCACCACGAGTGGCGCGGATTCGGCGCCCAGAAGAATTTTGCCGCCGACCAGGCGACCCACGACTGGCTTTTGAACATCGATGCGGACGAGCGGGTGTCGCCCGAGCTGCGGGCCTCGATCCTGAATGCCGACCCGACTCGCTGCGACGGCTACCGGGTGGCGCGGGAGAATTACTTCGGCGGCCGGCGGATTCGCCATTGCGGCTGGTATCCCGACTACAATCTGCGACTTTACAACCGGCAGCGCTGCCGGTTCGGCGACCGCCTGGTGCACGAGGCGGTGGAGTGCCCCGGGCCGGTCGGGACGCTGGCGGGCAACCTGATCCATTTTACCTATGCCGGGATCGCCGATTATCTCCAGCGGATGGACCGTTACTCGACCCTGGCGGCGGCGGAAGCCGTCAAGGAGAGACGTCGCTGCCCCGGCTTACTGGCGGTGGTCGGCCGTTCGCTGTTCACCTTCTTCAAGATGTATATCCTGAAGCGGGGGATTCTCGACGGGGCCGACGGCTTCCAGCTGTCGGTGCTCTACGCGTGTTATACCTTTGCCAAGTATGCCAAAATCCGGGAACTTCTCACGGCGCCCAACGATGAACACAAAGCCCAACATCTTTACTAACGTCGAGCGGATCCTGGTGATCAAGCTGCGTCATATCGGCGATGTGCTGCTGACGGTGCCGGTATTCCGCGCCCTGAAGGAAACCTTTCCCGCCGCCCGGGTAGTGGCGCTGGTCAACCGGGGGACCGAGGAGGTCCTGGCCGGCAATCCGCTGATCGATGAGATCATCCCCTACGACCGAGGGATCAAATCGTTGCCGTGGCGCGAACGGCTGGGACGGGAGGCGGCCTTCCTGCGGGAGATTCGCTCTCGCTGCTTCGACATGACGGTGGACCTGACCAGCGGCGACCGGCCGGCGCTGATTTCCTTTCTCTCCGGCGCCCGCTACCGGCTGGCGGCAGATCCCGGCCGCCGGGGCTTCCTCGGCAAGCGGCGGCTGTACACGCACCTGGCCGCCATCGATCGCCAGGCCCACACCGTGCTGCAGAACCTCCAGACGGTGAGTGCTTTCGGGATCACTACCGCCACGCCGGCGGTGACGTTCGCCATTCCCGAGCCGGCCCGGCGGAAGGTGGCGGAAATCTTTGCCCGGGCGGCGATTGCCGACAGCGACACGGTGGTCCATATCCACCCGACGTCCCGCTGGCTCTTCAAGTGCTGGAACGACGAGGCCATGGCCGAGGTGATCCGGCGGCTGCTCAGCGAGGGGCTCAAAGTCGTGATCACCTCGTCTCCGGACCCGCGGGAGATGGCAAAGGCGCAAGGCATCCTCGCCCTGCTCCCTGACGGGTGTCGGCCGCTCGTCCTCCTGGGGGAAACCACCATCAATGAGCTGGCGGCCATCACCGCGCGGGCGGCGCTCTTCTTCGGCGTTGATTCCGCCCCGATGCACATCGCGGCGGCAGTCGGGACGCCGGTGGTCGCCCTGTTCGGTCCGTCCGGCGTCTTCCACTGGGGCCCCTGGGACAATGAGGCGGCCACGGCGGGCATTCCCGCCTATGCGCAACGCAACGGCCTGCAGCGGTTCGGCCGGAACGTCGCCATCCAGGGGGCGGCGGACTGCATCCCCTGTGGCCAGGATGGTTGCGAGGGGAGCAAGATCAGCCGGTGCCTGGAAGAAATCGATGTCGACACCGTCATGTCGATCATTACCGCACAGTTGAAGGAGACACGACCGGGATGCTGACGGTGCTCCATACGGAATCGTCGAAAGGATGGGGTGGCCAGGAACAGCGGACGCTCCGGGAAGCGAGCGGCCTGAAGGCGCTTGGCCAGCGGCCGCTGATCCTCTGCCCGGCCGAAGCGGAGCTGGGTCGGCGGGCCGCCGCCGCTGGGATCGAGGTCCTGCACGCCCCGATGCGGAAGAGCTTCGATCTGCCGGCGATCGTCCGGATCATGCGGGTCATCGCCCGGGAACGGGTCGACGTCGTCAATACCCACAGCGGCCGGGACAGTTTCCTCGCCGGGCTTGCCGGCCGGCTGGCCGGCCGGCGGCCGGTGATCGTCAGGAC contains:
- a CDS encoding Trm112 family protein, yielding MVLSSGLREILVCPRCKGELAATADGRWLTCRPCRLKYPIREGIPVMLVEEAEPVDEE
- a CDS encoding glycosyltransferase family 2 protein, coding for MTNISATIIARNEERNIGACLASLDFVAEIVVVDSGSSDRTEEICRADPRVRYYHHEWRGFGAQKNFAADQATHDWLLNIDADERVSPELRASILNADPTRCDGYRVARENYFGGRRIRHCGWYPDYNLRLYNRQRCRFGDRLVHEAVECPGPVGTLAGNLIHFTYAGIADYLQRMDRYSTLAAAEAVKERRRCPGLLAVVGRSLFTFFKMYILKRGILDGADGFQLSVLYACYTFAKYAKIRELLTAPNDEHKAQHLY
- a CDS encoding 3-deoxy-D-manno-octulosonic acid transferase; amino-acid sequence: MLYVLYDILFYLLTPLIIPYHLYRSLKRGRSLAGFGERFGFIPADKLSRLAGARTVWIHAVSVGETMAVRPLLKELKRRHPAWRLVLSNGTETGQRIARGIAEVDLCLYVPFDYRFAVGRALRAVAPSLVIIVETELWPNFLLAARRRGIPTVLVNGRISDRSFPRYRRFCRFFAPVLAEVSAFCMQTEEDARRIVAIGAPPARVHVARNLKYDLPVAEVGPAERQQLRQTYAIPAGVSVITAGSTHPGEEEQVVAAFARLRQERPLALVLVPRHPERAAEVGELLRQWGIPFIVRSRLASPAAPAPPGTVLLVDTIGELMKFYALADVVFVGGSLVDTGGHNLLEPASVGAPVVFGPHMHNFREITALVLEAGAGSQLADSAALAGELDRLLAAPAQRQRMGGAGLQLLARCGGAAARHLEIIDRLIPAGERS
- the rfaQ gene encoding putative lipopolysaccharide heptosyltransferase III, whose protein sequence is MNTKPNIFTNVERILVIKLRHIGDVLLTVPVFRALKETFPAARVVALVNRGTEEVLAGNPLIDEIIPYDRGIKSLPWRERLGREAAFLREIRSRCFDMTVDLTSGDRPALISFLSGARYRLAADPGRRGFLGKRRLYTHLAAIDRQAHTVLQNLQTVSAFGITTATPAVTFAIPEPARRKVAEIFARAAIADSDTVVHIHPTSRWLFKCWNDEAMAEVIRRLLSEGLKVVITSSPDPREMAKAQGILALLPDGCRPLVLLGETTINELAAITARAALFFGVDSAPMHIAAAVGTPVVALFGPSGVFHWGPWDNEAATAGIPAYAQRNGLQRFGRNVAIQGAADCIPCGQDGCEGSKISRCLEEIDVDTVMSIITAQLKETRPGC
- the waaF gene encoding lipopolysaccharide heptosyltransferase II, producing the protein MSSDEPFPDRAAIRNVLVRSTNWIGDAVMTTPALGALRASFPGARLTVLANPIVAPLFIPHPAVDEVIVYDRQGRHRGFAGKLRLAVELRRRRFDLAVLLQNAIDAALLAWLARIPRRMGYRTDGRGPLLTHGVPLAEETKRLHHVDYYLTMLGRFGICGGERRLALQTTPAEDAAVADLLGARGIAPGDFLIGINPGASYGSAKRWYPERFAAVADQLAARWGAKVVITGGPGEAAIAAEIAATMQGEAADLVGTTSVRELLALIKRCNFFVTNDSGPMHVAAAFAVPLVAIFGPTDHMTTSPFAERTAVVRAVTPCAPCLKRECPTDHRCMLAVTVEDVVAAAIDLGERPAGGGGAA
- the lpxK gene encoding tetraacyldisaccharide 4'-kinase; the encoded protein is MKGEAYFRRLVAGERRSVLERLLMALLGLLAVPYALVLRLRALAYATGLVRTRRLARPVISVGNLTVGGTGKTPTTALVARLLMARGKRVAVLSRGYGGSLEGEARLVADGRTVFHSAAEAGDEPVLLADMVPGLMVVIGRDRYAAGLLAQERLDPDVFILDDGYQHLRLHRDLNILLLDCRQPLGNGRTLPAGLLREPPSALGRADLLIYTRCPDASPPLLPGAVPACRARHRLLGLEPAVGGPLLGFSALHGRRGVAFAGIADPEAFFTALRQAGLDLAATVRFPDHAGYGDAERDRLLAARDASGADYLVTTGKDAVKLAAQLPRLGAVYVAALELQLDDPAPLQTALDKVLQRS